From a single Bacillus gobiensis genomic region:
- a CDS encoding LacI family DNA-binding transcriptional regulator: protein MATMKDIAEKANVSIATVSRVLNHDSTLSVGEEVKKKIFETAEYLNYKKHISKIAKKQLRIAIVQWYTESEELNDMYYYSIRQGAEKKIERNQHEYTRIFQNVDKKNNMKIDGIIAIGKFSDEQKKQLQEWSSMICYVDDVRSMTTSDYVIVDFNQATGSALSHLIAQGHSKIGMLAGQEHFSDSTELLVDPRYESFQSYMKKNGLFEEKYCSVGSFSVESGYHMMDRAIRELKNDLPTAFFCANDSIAVGALRALRDHGISVPDQVSIIGVNDSSVAKYISPSLSTVRVPTELMGETAVSLLEERIFDQRTVAKTVVLATELVIRESSK from the coding sequence ATGGCAACCATGAAAGATATTGCTGAAAAAGCAAATGTATCGATTGCTACCGTTTCGCGGGTTCTGAATCATGATTCTACGTTATCCGTAGGAGAAGAGGTAAAGAAAAAAATTTTTGAAACTGCAGAGTACCTTAATTACAAAAAACATATCAGCAAAATTGCAAAAAAACAGCTGCGAATTGCCATTGTCCAATGGTATACGGAGTCAGAAGAACTAAATGATATGTATTATTATTCGATCAGACAAGGGGCAGAAAAAAAAATCGAACGCAACCAACATGAGTATACCCGCATCTTTCAAAATGTAGACAAAAAAAACAACATGAAGATTGACGGAATCATTGCAATTGGTAAATTTTCAGATGAACAAAAGAAGCAATTGCAGGAGTGGAGTTCCATGATCTGTTACGTCGATGATGTACGCTCCATGACAACCTCTGATTATGTCATCGTTGACTTCAACCAAGCGACGGGTAGTGCTTTGTCACATTTAATCGCTCAAGGCCATTCGAAAATCGGAATGCTGGCAGGACAAGAACATTTTTCAGATTCAACTGAATTACTTGTGGATCCAAGGTATGAAAGTTTCCAAAGTTACATGAAAAAGAATGGTTTATTTGAAGAAAAATATTGCAGCGTTGGTTCATTTTCGGTAGAGTCAGGCTACCACATGATGGACAGAGCCATTCGCGAGTTAAAAAATGACTTGCCTACCGCTTTCTTTTGCGCAAACGACTCCATAGCTGTGGGAGCATTGCGTGCGCTTCGAGACCATGGAATCAGCGTCCCCGACCAAGTGAGCATTATCGGTGTGAATGACTCCAGTGTGGCAAAATATATCTCCCCTTCCTTAAGTACAGTAAGAGTCCCTACGGAATTAATGGGCGAGACAGCCGTGTCCTTATTAGAAGAGAGAATTTTCGACCAGCGTACGGTTGCAAAAACCGTCGTACTGGCGACAGAGTTAGTTATACGGGAGAGCAGCAAGTGA
- a CDS encoding phosphoribosyltransferase family protein — protein sequence MKIAATSTCLQSKHMLQILDNIKLELVISDNPHSIPMDKLFLTAARVNKNRGFLFVSTVLGKHMPVHPLKPLILSGLLAMEYFEKTKARIPDKKKTIAEKFLQNDHAILEEGYSLLKNKKLPFPEQPIVIGFAETATALAHGVFDCMEGASFIHTTRERMEKEPVLAFEEEHSHAVSHQCFASGSFFSNDRPVVLVDDEITTGKTAINIIRDIQKKFPRKEYAILSILDWRSDEHKAAFRRLEEELDINVTTVSLLSGNIKAIGAPLEKSSYNFHPNERQNEIKMIKHDAGDQFTFFSSSYIKETGRFGLVDEETSKIDQACLSTAKHLRAHRTGARTLCIGTGEFMYIPMRIAAGMGGGVLYQSSTRSPVHPNDREGYAITSGYTFKNPEDQEIQHFLYNIPYDAYDEIFYFLEKDATDAALEPLLNICSDRGIKVLHVVTFFGRGDADV from the coding sequence ATGAAAATCGCAGCTACATCGACATGCTTACAGAGCAAACACATGCTACAAATCTTGGATAATATAAAATTAGAGCTGGTCATCTCGGATAATCCCCATTCTATACCAATGGATAAGCTGTTTCTTACAGCTGCAAGAGTGAATAAGAACAGAGGCTTTTTATTTGTCAGCACAGTGCTCGGGAAGCATATGCCGGTACATCCATTGAAGCCGCTAATCTTGTCTGGACTATTGGCTATGGAATATTTCGAAAAAACAAAAGCTCGCATTCCTGATAAGAAAAAAACGATCGCAGAGAAATTTTTGCAAAATGATCATGCGATTTTGGAAGAGGGCTATTCTTTGCTGAAAAATAAGAAGCTGCCATTTCCTGAACAGCCGATTGTAATTGGTTTTGCGGAAACAGCTACTGCACTTGCCCACGGAGTTTTTGATTGTATGGAAGGGGCTTCATTCATCCATACAACGCGGGAACGAATGGAGAAGGAGCCTGTACTTGCCTTTGAAGAAGAGCATTCCCACGCTGTCAGCCATCAGTGCTTTGCCAGCGGCTCCTTCTTTTCGAATGATCGTCCGGTCGTGCTGGTTGATGACGAAATAACGACGGGCAAAACGGCGATTAATATTATTAGGGATATTCAAAAAAAGTTTCCGAGAAAAGAATATGCCATTCTCAGCATCTTGGATTGGCGTTCCGATGAGCATAAAGCTGCATTTAGAAGACTGGAGGAAGAGCTTGATATCAATGTCACAACCGTGTCTCTTCTTTCTGGAAACATCAAAGCAATCGGAGCTCCGCTTGAAAAATCATCATATAACTTTCATCCGAACGAAAGACAAAATGAGATTAAGATGATCAAGCATGATGCTGGAGATCAATTTACGTTTTTCTCCTCATCGTATATTAAAGAAACCGGAAGATTCGGCTTGGTTGATGAGGAGACATCTAAGATTGATCAAGCTTGCTTGTCGACTGCAAAGCATCTTCGCGCACATAGAACAGGGGCGCGGACGCTTTGCATAGGTACGGGTGAATTTATGTACATACCAATGAGAATTGCTGCTGGAATGGGGGGAGGAGTGCTCTATCAATCCTCTACCAGAAGTCCGGTTCACCCGAACGATAGAGAAGGATATGCGATAACAAGTGGGTACACCTTTAAAAATCCCGAGGATCAGGAAATTCAGCACTTTTTATACAATATCCCTTATGATGCATACGATGAAATTTTTTATTTCCTAGAAAAAGACGCAACGGATGCCGCCTTGGAACCATTGCTCAATATTTGCAGCGACCGTGGTATTAAGGTGCTGCACGTCGTTACCTTTTTCGGAAGGGGAGATGCAGATGTCTAA
- a CDS encoding toxic anion resistance protein, with product MTNSNDLTTLEKIDEAPVITEEKANDIRTKLRNEPEVQNLAKQIDAKNQVALLEYGKEPAVQISQFSDRILGMMRSSSATDSGEMLNQLGKLMDRFDKKDFEEKKGFMSKIFKRGNDFIEKIFSKYQTLGGEIEKINVEISKYKDEMTTSTVTLDEMYENNLNYYMELEKYVVAGQLKVEELKQMVPTYEQQAASGNQLAELELNSLQNGIEALEERVYDLDMARMVALQTAPQIRLLQRGNTKLIGKINSAFIITIPIFKNGIIQAVTAKRQKLVADSMNELDRRTNEMLKRNAENISNQSVEIARMAGRPSVNIETIEESWNTIVKGMQETKQIEDENKRLREEGTQRILQLQDNMKEAVRKART from the coding sequence ATGACGAATTCAAATGATCTTACAACACTTGAAAAAATCGACGAAGCACCGGTAATTACCGAAGAGAAAGCAAACGATATTCGCACAAAGCTAAGGAATGAACCAGAAGTTCAAAATCTTGCAAAGCAAATTGACGCAAAAAATCAGGTTGCATTATTGGAATACGGAAAAGAGCCTGCTGTACAAATTTCTCAATTTTCCGATCGGATTCTTGGCATGATGCGGTCATCAAGCGCTACGGATTCAGGGGAAATGCTGAATCAGCTTGGCAAACTGATGGATCGATTTGATAAAAAGGATTTCGAAGAGAAAAAAGGATTCATGTCTAAGATCTTTAAACGCGGAAATGATTTTATTGAAAAAATCTTTAGCAAGTATCAAACGCTTGGCGGCGAAATTGAAAAGATCAATGTTGAAATTTCAAAGTACAAGGACGAGATGACGACTTCCACAGTCACTCTCGATGAAATGTATGAAAACAATCTTAATTATTATATGGAGCTTGAGAAATATGTGGTTGCCGGCCAGCTGAAGGTAGAAGAATTAAAACAAATGGTTCCGACCTACGAGCAGCAGGCAGCTTCCGGCAATCAACTTGCTGAATTGGAGCTCAATTCTCTCCAAAACGGGATTGAGGCACTCGAAGAACGTGTCTATGATTTAGATATGGCCAGAATGGTTGCTCTGCAGACGGCTCCGCAAATTCGTTTGCTCCAGCGCGGAAATACGAAGCTGATCGGTAAGATCAATTCGGCGTTTATCATTACGATCCCGATCTTTAAGAATGGAATCATTCAGGCGGTTACGGCGAAGCGGCAAAAGCTTGTGGCGGACAGCATGAATGAGCTTGATCGCCGGACGAATGAAATGCTGAAGCGGAATGCCGAAAACATCAGCAATCAAAGTGTAGAAATCGCCAGAATGGCTGGACGGCCGAGCGTAAATATTGAAACGATTGAAGAGTCATGGAATACAATCGTCAAAGGGATGCAGGAAACGAAGCAAATTGAAGATGAGAACAAGCGTCTGAGAGAAGAAGGCACCCAGCGCATTTTGCAGCTGCAGGATAATATGAAGGAAGCTGTAAGGAAAGCCAGAACGTAA
- a CDS encoding solute:sodium symporter family transporter, with the protein MGENNVLFTLLSSLFFIVLIGIWTYKKSKGINKTTEGYFLAGRGMTGSFIAGALILTNLSAEQMVGLNGQSYGGNMTSMAWEVTAVIAIIIMALFLLPRYLGGAFTTLPQFLRDRFDEGVRRLVVLLFMFGYVLVTIPSTLYSGALGVLKLFDVPGLTGLDYSQSVWLMVWVIGVIGALFAVFGGMQAIAVSDSLIGIGLIVICAIIPAVGLFQLGDGSIIEGVKIVTTNHTEKLNAIGSSEDAVPLATIFTGMIWANLFYWGTNQYAIQRTLGAKNLAEGQKGVLYTGFFKLLVPIFMMLPGIIAFHLYGGNLQSVDLAYPTLVSQALPWYMQGLFLVVLLGAVFSSFNALINSAATMFALDVIQPIKKDLSDEKLLSLSKWFAGGLALISFFISPLLMYAPEGLWDLIRRFTGFFNIPIITIVLVGIFIKKVPPLAAKVVIWFHVVTYYMILWGTEQLFGIPLHINYIHVYGILFLTEIIIMLVFAKVKPSEKEWKLTTKHNIDMMPWKYSLPISIILLGLMSGFYLVFSPIGLAYPEGIVSPYFWISFIALGIVTTGLAIWSVKKWNNMYLGIVEKEMNIKLRKTN; encoded by the coding sequence ATGGGAGAAAACAACGTGCTGTTCACACTGCTATCCAGTCTCTTCTTTATCGTGCTCATTGGAATATGGACGTATAAAAAATCCAAAGGCATCAACAAAACAACGGAAGGCTATTTTTTGGCAGGAAGAGGGATGACCGGAAGTTTTATTGCAGGAGCTTTGATCTTAACGAATCTTTCAGCTGAACAAATGGTCGGGCTAAACGGGCAATCGTACGGCGGCAATATGACAAGCATGGCATGGGAAGTCACTGCCGTTATTGCAATCATTATTATGGCTTTATTTTTGCTTCCGCGTTATTTAGGAGGCGCGTTCACCACTCTGCCGCAGTTTTTGCGTGACCGTTTTGATGAAGGAGTTAGAAGATTAGTCGTATTGTTATTTATGTTCGGCTACGTGTTAGTAACCATACCGTCTACTTTGTATTCCGGTGCTTTAGGTGTATTAAAGCTGTTTGATGTACCGGGATTGACCGGGCTTGATTATTCTCAATCCGTTTGGCTGATGGTTTGGGTCATTGGGGTTATCGGAGCTTTGTTTGCTGTATTTGGAGGAATGCAAGCTATTGCTGTTTCCGACAGCTTGATCGGAATAGGGCTCATCGTTATTTGTGCAATTATTCCAGCCGTCGGTTTATTCCAGCTTGGTGATGGAAGTATCATTGAAGGCGTTAAAATAGTTACGACGAATCATACAGAAAAACTGAATGCGATAGGTTCAAGTGAGGATGCTGTCCCGCTAGCAACGATTTTTACAGGGATGATTTGGGCAAACCTTTTTTATTGGGGAACGAATCAATACGCGATTCAACGAACGCTTGGAGCGAAGAATTTAGCAGAAGGCCAGAAGGGTGTTCTATATACCGGTTTTTTCAAGCTGCTTGTCCCAATCTTTATGATGCTGCCTGGAATTATCGCATTTCATTTGTATGGGGGAAATCTTCAATCAGTAGATCTTGCCTATCCGACACTGGTTTCACAAGCTCTTCCTTGGTACATGCAGGGACTCTTCTTAGTTGTCTTACTTGGTGCTGTATTTAGTTCATTTAATGCGTTAATTAATTCGGCAGCGACCATGTTTGCACTTGATGTGATTCAGCCAATAAAAAAAGACCTTTCAGATGAAAAGCTGCTGTCATTAAGCAAGTGGTTTGCCGGGGGACTTGCCTTGATCAGCTTCTTCATTTCTCCATTATTAATGTATGCACCAGAGGGTCTTTGGGATTTAATCCGCCGCTTCACCGGATTTTTTAACATCCCTATTATCACGATAGTACTCGTAGGAATCTTCATAAAAAAAGTGCCGCCTTTAGCAGCGAAAGTTGTCATCTGGTTTCATGTCGTGACGTACTATATGATCCTGTGGGGGACAGAGCAGCTATTCGGTATACCTCTTCATATTAACTATATTCACGTTTACGGTATCTTGTTTCTTACGGAAATAATCATTATGCTGGTCTTTGCGAAAGTAAAACCATCTGAAAAAGAATGGAAATTAACGACGAAACATAATATAGATATGATGCCTTGGAAATATTCGCTTCCGATAAGCATCATTTTACTTGGTTTAATGTCAGGGTTTTATTTAGTCTTTTCTCCGATTGGTTTGGCCTATCCAGAAGGAATCGTTTCTCCTTATTTTTGGATTTCGTTTATAGCTTTAGGAATAGTTACTACGGGGTTGGCGATATGGTCTGTGAAGAAATGGAATAATATGTACTTGGGTATTGTAGAGAAAGAAATGAACATCAAATTGAGAAAAACGAATTAA
- a CDS encoding cysteine protease StiP family protein — MSNLTVKFGSYAEEDVIFLLKDLSGIQIEKSTQEREQSIQKGVHYSEMLPVEYEPTKEYLELFYSSLETSKRKIAEAAGIVAELLMKKRGKRTVLCSLARGGTPIGVLIKRYIKLVYNESLPHYSISIIRGRGIDEQALTFIREKHPEHSISFIDGWTGKGAITQELRQSIESYNEKHGTDLSAELAVLADPGHCSALFGTREDYLIPSALLNSTVSGLVSRTVLNAKWIGDGDFHGAKYYSELTDEDVSNVYVNTISAEFPAIIESAKQKASNSFNEVNWNGLNSVKNIQRDFGVENINFVKPGVGETTRVLLRRVPWKILIQPGSEEEIKHILLLANDKGVPVEEYTDMTYKCCGLIRPLEDKA; from the coding sequence ATGTCTAATTTAACGGTGAAATTCGGGAGCTATGCTGAGGAAGATGTCATTTTTCTTTTAAAGGATTTATCTGGTATTCAAATAGAAAAAAGCACCCAAGAACGGGAACAATCGATTCAAAAAGGAGTCCATTACTCTGAGATGCTCCCGGTTGAATACGAGCCAACGAAAGAATATTTGGAGTTATTTTACTCTTCCCTAGAAACAAGCAAACGAAAAATTGCTGAAGCAGCAGGGATTGTCGCCGAGCTTCTAATGAAAAAACGAGGGAAGCGAACTGTGCTTTGCAGCTTGGCGCGCGGAGGAACCCCGATTGGCGTTTTGATTAAACGGTACATTAAGCTTGTCTATAACGAAAGCTTGCCCCATTACAGCATTAGCATTATTCGCGGTCGCGGAATTGACGAACAGGCGTTGACCTTTATTAGGGAAAAGCATCCTGAGCATTCGATTTCCTTTATTGATGGCTGGACCGGCAAAGGGGCGATCACGCAAGAGCTGCGTCAATCGATAGAGTCGTATAACGAAAAACATGGTACAGATCTTTCTGCCGAGCTTGCTGTTTTGGCAGATCCCGGACACTGCTCTGCCCTGTTTGGAACAAGAGAAGACTATTTAATTCCTAGTGCCTTGTTGAACTCAACCGTATCCGGGCTAGTCAGCAGGACTGTCCTGAATGCAAAATGGATTGGGGATGGAGACTTTCATGGTGCGAAATATTACAGCGAACTAACGGATGAGGACGTATCAAACGTATACGTTAATACAATTTCCGCTGAGTTTCCAGCTATTATCGAATCGGCGAAACAAAAAGCATCAAACTCTTTCAATGAGGTAAATTGGAACGGACTGAATTCCGTAAAGAATATCCAAAGGGATTTCGGAGTGGAAAATATAAATTTTGTAAAACCAGGTGTTGGGGAAACAACGAGAGTTCTTCTGAGAAGAGTTCCTTGGAAAATCCTGATTCAGCCCGGTTCCGAGGAAGAAATTAAGCATATTCTTCTTTTGGCAAATGACAAGGGAGTGCCGGTTGAGGAATATACGGATATGACTTATAAGTGCTGTGGTTTAATCCGCCCATTGGAGGACAAGGCATGA
- a CDS encoding sulfotransferase family 2 domain-containing protein has translation MDNKKREDDLERIIRYKLPLFDQKVPIILFWTPKSGCTTIIKWFFFQSEELEKALEYNSWVHEYYKLKYSNNATHKNLVYWHLLHAKKDTYKLVRNPYRRAVSAFLMLVNDFEPYWQEVWGTIREQLFNNRNSTQGLSFREFLLYLKKMGADSPSLDPHFGQQYIMGEEKFINQYIYIENFNEQIAAIEDKYGLRKSNSGELSDSPHNLSSSMVFEGDYSNVNILDQSFPLYPSYKSFYNLETKRLVEEIFKDDFEKYGYKMDE, from the coding sequence ATGGACAATAAAAAAAGGGAAGACGATTTGGAACGGATTATAAGATATAAATTACCACTTTTTGATCAAAAAGTACCAATCATTCTGTTTTGGACTCCGAAAAGCGGGTGCACAACAATAATAAAATGGTTTTTCTTTCAATCTGAAGAATTAGAGAAAGCCTTGGAATACAATTCGTGGGTCCATGAATACTACAAACTTAAATATAGTAATAATGCAACACATAAAAATCTGGTATACTGGCACCTTTTACATGCAAAAAAAGACACTTATAAGCTTGTTCGAAACCCGTATAGAAGAGCAGTTAGTGCTTTCCTCATGCTTGTTAATGATTTTGAGCCTTATTGGCAGGAAGTATGGGGCACCATTAGGGAGCAATTATTTAACAACCGGAACAGTACACAGGGGCTTTCTTTTAGAGAATTTTTATTATATCTCAAAAAAATGGGTGCGGATTCGCCATCCCTTGACCCTCACTTTGGCCAGCAATATATTATGGGTGAAGAAAAGTTTATTAACCAATATATATATATAGAGAATTTCAATGAACAAATCGCGGCAATAGAAGATAAGTATGGGTTGCGTAAATCCAATAGTGGAGAACTATCTGACTCGCCTCATAATTTGAGTTCAAGTATGGTGTTTGAAGGAGATTATTCAAACGTTAATATACTCGATCAGTCGTTCCCACTGTACCCCAGTTATAAAAGTTTTTATAACTTGGAAACCAAAAGGCTTGTCGAGGAGATATTTAAAGACGATTTTGAAAAGTATGGGTATAAGATGGATGAATGA
- a CDS encoding HAD family hydrolase encodes MKAFATDLDRTLIYSKRMLETYPPEDAYELVEMFEGKERSYMSVQAKKHLLKIQQEMHFIPVTTRTTEQYNRIFLFQNDIKPKFAVTTNGACILKNGVPLPEWTDLMEKEIGMCQSIDDMIQEIQSLDLIPHIKQIKTAQHFFIYLIIKDDKIPFIRLKEVIQWAEQRDWRASLQGRKLYFIPKALNKWRAVSYLKELLSLEKIFSAGDSLLDYELIQEADCGIAPAHGEVLASYPMLAATASEGMRASDEILEMIISSFTPILEV; translated from the coding sequence ATGAAAGCATTTGCTACCGATTTAGATCGTACTCTCATATACAGCAAGCGGATGCTCGAGACGTACCCGCCAGAAGACGCCTATGAGCTCGTTGAAATGTTTGAAGGAAAAGAGCGTTCCTACATGTCCGTTCAAGCGAAAAAGCATCTTCTGAAGATTCAGCAAGAGATGCATTTTATTCCGGTAACGACACGTACTACGGAGCAATATAATCGGATTTTTCTGTTTCAAAATGATATAAAGCCAAAATTTGCAGTGACAACCAACGGCGCGTGTATCTTAAAAAACGGAGTACCATTGCCAGAATGGACAGATCTCATGGAAAAAGAGATCGGCATGTGTCAATCGATTGATGACATGATTCAAGAAATTCAGTCGTTGGATTTGATTCCGCATATTAAACAGATAAAAACCGCACAGCATTTTTTTATCTATTTAATTATAAAGGATGACAAAATCCCTTTTATTAGGCTGAAGGAAGTCATTCAATGGGCGGAACAAAGGGATTGGCGGGCTTCTTTACAAGGAAGAAAGCTGTATTTTATCCCTAAAGCGTTGAATAAATGGAGAGCAGTCAGCTATCTGAAGGAACTACTCAGTCTAGAAAAGATTTTCTCGGCGGGTGACTCTCTGTTGGATTATGAGCTGATTCAAGAAGCCGATTGTGGAATCGCACCCGCCCATGGAGAGGTACTTGCCAGTTATCCGATGCTAGCCGCAACAGCATCGGAAGGAATGAGGGCATCAGATGAAATTTTGGAAATGATTATTAGCAGCTTCACACCTATTTTGGAAGTTTAG
- a CDS encoding YceG family protein produces MITGIHIHNAAPQNEEWKQLLIQTLPERSPFENGDTLAFSRLSGRIMGTPSDETDYYIYLYELSQMENMHILSETLDKTIASDKFQAVQNIHMLNQKENGLSVNRLVAFLDRDQLIAGHSNPAMHRHIRQSLMKVLQTFITSHAQGTNDPDFRRLLLDIVKWSLNHLHPWMEQADISRQMPRVIWYGNGTKSNIYFLYYLMLIGCDVLLFHPEGKDLMKEIDPENEHSFVYTYPAVSSLEPFPNEKPERKSTVAYRSTKELDTILHHEGSQLYKPWQFRGHEPVAITLKTTYDELFLLAKEKAFIRPNFLVDRKRVEIPNLFAKVNGISANKKEYWDRLHTLVDYEESHVVRKFPFTNEVTANYQFHYSHCLTKEGDIDPEKLVMSNVWQYKHLPEEVQASMAQRISSMVRNPKFLTQGTETLEQVQLYLFTQAVHLQPELLRLIQTFDYSQTIPKLILYHTEMNGELTRSDAAAIYFLNELGIDIILYNPPGHRDIELFIEENQFDVHWLENMVFQQEFIEPSPLRRFFNRFTK; encoded by the coding sequence ATGATCACAGGCATCCATATCCATAACGCAGCTCCGCAAAATGAGGAATGGAAGCAGCTTCTCATACAAACGTTGCCGGAACGATCCCCCTTTGAAAATGGAGACACACTTGCTTTTAGCCGGCTGTCCGGCAGGATTATGGGGACGCCATCCGATGAAACGGATTATTACATTTACTTGTACGAGCTTAGTCAGATGGAGAATATGCATATTCTGAGTGAAACCTTGGATAAGACGATCGCTTCCGATAAGTTTCAGGCGGTACAAAACATTCATATGTTGAATCAAAAAGAGAACGGGTTATCTGTGAACCGCTTAGTTGCTTTTTTAGATCGTGATCAGTTAATTGCCGGGCATAGCAATCCTGCCATGCATCGCCATATCAGGCAGTCCTTGATGAAGGTTCTTCAGACGTTTATCACCTCTCATGCCCAAGGAACAAATGACCCCGACTTCAGAAGGCTTTTACTTGATATCGTCAAGTGGTCGTTGAATCATTTGCATCCTTGGATGGAACAAGCAGATATATCGAGGCAAATGCCGCGCGTCATTTGGTATGGAAACGGGACAAAAAGCAACATTTATTTTTTGTATTATCTCATGCTGATCGGGTGCGATGTTTTGCTTTTTCATCCGGAAGGAAAAGATTTAATGAAGGAAATTGATCCTGAAAATGAGCATTCTTTCGTGTATACGTATCCTGCAGTTTCCTCTTTAGAGCCGTTTCCAAATGAGAAGCCGGAGCGTAAATCAACTGTAGCCTACAGATCAACAAAGGAATTGGATACCATTTTGCATCATGAAGGATCGCAATTATATAAACCGTGGCAATTCAGAGGGCATGAACCTGTAGCGATTACGTTAAAAACAACATATGATGAGTTATTTTTACTAGCGAAAGAAAAGGCTTTTATTCGCCCTAATTTTCTTGTGGATCGCAAACGAGTTGAAATCCCGAACCTTTTTGCAAAGGTCAACGGAATCTCCGCCAATAAAAAGGAATATTGGGACAGGCTGCATACACTTGTTGATTATGAAGAATCACACGTGGTCCGCAAATTTCCTTTTACAAACGAAGTCACCGCGAATTATCAGTTTCATTATAGCCATTGCTTAACTAAGGAAGGGGATATCGATCCGGAAAAACTGGTTATGAGCAACGTATGGCAGTATAAGCATCTTCCGGAAGAGGTGCAGGCTAGTATGGCTCAAAGGATTTCCAGCATGGTCCGGAATCCAAAATTTCTTACTCAAGGCACTGAGACACTTGAACAGGTTCAGCTTTATTTATTTACCCAAGCTGTTCATCTTCAGCCGGAGCTCCTCAGGCTGATTCAAACGTTTGACTATTCACAAACGATTCCAAAGCTGATTTTATATCATACGGAAATGAATGGGGAATTAACCAGGTCAGATGCCGCAGCGATTTATTTTCTAAATGAACTGGGAATCGACATAATACTTTATAATCCGCCTGGACACAGAGATATCGAGCTTTTTATCGAAGAAAACCAATTTGATGTCCATTGGCTTGAGAACATGGTCTTTCAACAAGAGTTTATTGAACCGTCCCCTCTTCGAAGGTTTTTCAATCGTTTCACTAAATAA
- a CDS encoding glycosyltransferase family protein: protein MDTKTISNNKSECYNFCTLTGKDYVVRVIALHHSLQRHAAHFKLWICCIDDVSYNLLLRMDLQDVVVFRLDAFSDERVHQMRNERNVAEFCWTLKSILIEHLLTENNIDSIIYCDGDIYFFSDPKDIFDDWGESSVYLCPQRDYAYVEQTYGKYQAGLIGFKNDQYGLEGLRWWKERCLEWCSAQPDGERFGDQKYLDTLAVAFQNIKVSTHIGVDAAPWNCVYGDNYFHIHVIDNQVYLNNSKLVAFHFSSISMFSEDDFDLWTITPLHISDVIMYHIYVPYLTKIREVMKEVKEIDENTWLATLAPYYGGDQVKNYYRYPSY from the coding sequence TTGGATACTAAAACTATTTCAAACAATAAATCGGAATGCTACAACTTTTGCACGCTTACGGGAAAGGACTATGTCGTAAGAGTTATTGCCTTACACCATTCTTTACAAAGACATGCGGCACATTTTAAGCTGTGGATTTGCTGTATAGATGATGTTAGTTACAATTTGTTATTAAGAATGGACCTCCAGGATGTTGTGGTGTTTCGATTAGACGCTTTTTCAGATGAACGTGTGCATCAAATGAGAAATGAACGGAATGTTGCTGAGTTTTGTTGGACGCTCAAATCGATTTTAATTGAACATTTGCTGACAGAGAATAATATCGATTCAATTATTTATTGTGACGGGGATATTTACTTTTTTTCCGATCCAAAGGATATATTTGATGATTGGGGAGAGAGCTCTGTTTATCTCTGCCCCCAACGGGATTATGCTTACGTGGAACAGACGTATGGAAAATACCAGGCAGGATTGATTGGATTTAAAAACGATCAGTACGGGTTGGAAGGCTTGAGATGGTGGAAGGAAAGATGTCTGGAGTGGTGCTCTGCTCAACCGGATGGAGAACGTTTCGGCGATCAAAAATATCTGGATACGTTGGCTGTAGCTTTCCAAAATATAAAGGTATCCACTCATATCGGGGTAGACGCTGCCCCGTGGAATTGCGTTTATGGTGATAATTACTTTCACATTCACGTAATAGATAATCAGGTTTATCTCAATAACTCGAAGCTGGTCGCCTTTCACTTTTCGAGTATATCCATGTTTAGCGAGGATGACTTTGATCTGTGGACAATTACACCTTTACACATAAGTGACGTTATTATGTATCATATTTACGTGCCATATTTGACAAAGATAAGGGAAGTCATGAAGGAAGTTAAAGAGATTGACGAGAATACTTGGCTTGCAACACTAGCCCCCTATTACGGAGGAGATCAGGTCAAGAATTACTATCGTTATCCATCATATTAG